In the Hermetia illucens chromosome 1, iHerIll2.2.curated.20191125, whole genome shotgun sequence genome, AGCGaacagctctcttcgaaagcttatCGTATACTTTCAACATTATCTGGAATATCTTCTACATCCTGGCAATGGATCTGAAGCGCCCCGCTCCTCCGCCCACCACCCTCCCAAGGATAGTAACTCTGCCGATCAGACCTAATTTGTACGTCGCGCAgcctgtcttccgcggattccgaaatgggatTCTTGAACATTGATTCATGCCCATTTTGAAATCAATGCTTCTATAATCTGAAAGCATGATAGCATTCAATACTCGCCACTCCCCGACAAGAGGATACCACCGTGATATCGATGACTTCACACCTAAGTTGAGAGTCTGCAATCCGGTTCCTACGAGATGTTCTGATAATCTGGATCCTCTCATGTTGATATTAGAACTTCCCCAGTAGATGTAGTAGGCGTTAATATGCCTTTATTTAGCTTGTTAACCTTTTGTAGCTAATTTGACCGCCACCGTCACATAGATCGTTGACCAAGATAGCCTCATGGACTCTTGAAAACACCATGCAAAAAAATGGGCACTTCCTTAGCACTTCCCTTAGTGTTCAATTCACCATGACGTCGGAAGTTTAAGCTTCTATTTTGCCCACTCTGAATTGTATAGTTGCAGACTGCCtgtctgccccccccccccctccccataTCTTCTTAATAGGTTCAAAaacgccgatagtaaggaaagctttcctccttctttgttgcaTAAGAGCTTCACATCTCATAACCTGACCGATTAGTGTCGTGGTACCGACGACATCCTTCGACCTCATTAATTTTGGATGTtattgccggccgagcccttttTGCTGTCTTATGGGTTCGCAAATTAGGATCATTAGAGAGCCGGTGGTGCTCCGGTTTGTCTTTAGCTGCAGATGCCCCAGGGGCGAGCGCTTACCGGTGATAAGATTTTGGCCTCAGCAGATGGTACTGCTGCTGGTAATTGCAGTTTTCCCAAAGTCGGTTTGCCTGGAACCAACCGCTTACCGGTAATAAGCCTTTGGTTTCAGCAGGTGGCTCCGACTGGAGTCCAGATTCAGGAGTGCTGATAGAAGTGCCCTGCTTCGACTAGCCCGTTAAGAACTGGATCCGATTAAATTGATAGTCTGGAGGTTGGATTGCTATGATCgagatttgattttattttttgcttttatatttAGTTATTTACTATTTTACGATAGACTGCCATggcctcttgctggggaaagtAAGTCAATCTCGACAGAGCCATTTTATCCAAAACAAAGGTGGTTGCCTGATGCTTGAAGTTATTCATTGGCGGGCACATCTTAACTGTTGTCATCATCCAACTTTTCTTCGGCTTGGGGTATGATCACCGCTCAGTTTAACTTTTTCCTTTGGTTAACCGAACAATTTTCCTTACTAATCTCCCTAGTCACGACAAAGTATGCAATCATAGAAGAAGAGGAAATAGAAAAGTTAAGCCTTAaaccaaaaaaatattatagaaagCTATCGGAGCCCCTAACGAAACCTTCCGAACGCCAACTTTCAACGTAGTGGTCAGAACTGCTAAAATTCCTAAGAAGATTTCATAATTACCATAGATCCTCATTGCCCTCAATGGTTGGTTAACAACTGCTCAACGGTGAAGGTAGTATAGTCGCTGCCATCATACATAATACGTTATCCATTCAAAGAAAACGGTCATTCCTTTCCCCAGCCACCTAACCCTGcgcatcaatttttttttttctgtttttcaaaGAGATCATACGCATGCTCTCGTATTCAAAACAGTTCAGGATAATCCTCGATTTATTCGTAGTTCagctaaaatttttaaaaatgccaTCCATTGCTGCTACCTTTAAGGTGCGTGGCTGTTAACACAGAAGAATCATTTACTGCTTAATTACCCTATGGTTAGCCTTAATCAAATTCAccttaaaactaaaataatctgAGTGAGCCCGATCATGCACTCCTAGCCTCTAGCTCTAAACTACTTCGTGCGAAAATTCTAAATAGTTTTCTTTCTTCCATCCCTATAGATGCCCCGCTGGAACTTTATACGACATCGAAAAGGAGAAATGTTGTAACAGGAACCAAGTCAAATGCGAATATATTACAATAGAAGACCTCATTGAAGAATATATTCGAACCCATAAAAATAATACAACTGAAGAGAATAACGAATCCATTGAATATACAGATTTTCCACAGGCGACAACCGTAACATACGAAAGGGAAAATCCCACAACACCGGTAGCTGTTCCAACTACTGAAAGgaaggaacaagagacaaccaCAACACCGGAACCTACTACAACAATCAAAGAGAAGGATGCCTACTATATAACGTCCAGTCCATACTACCCAAGTGTTGACGAAGACTCCACTATCAGTACTCGTGGAATTCCTGAAACTACAACTGAAACTCAAACTATATTGAATTCGAAAACAACAGAAGTTAGCGTAACTGAACCTACTACTTACCTTCCTTTCTCCACGATTAACATTCCGTCAGAAACAGAATCAAGTGAAATTGGAGAATATTCAGACTGGACAACTACTAATGCAATATTCCCAGCCACTACTACAGAAACACAAACCACATCAGACTCAAAAACCACAGAAACTGAAACAACCGATTCTTTACTCTTTTCCACAACGACTGAGCTCCCACTTCAGACCGATTCAACAGAAACTGCAAAAGACCTAGAAacaaccacttcagatgaaatgTCCCGAACAACTGTTACTATTGCAGAAACAACATCAAAAATGCCGGCAACTCCAGAACCTGACAGCGAAGAAGATTTACCTTTATCATCGGATGCTCCTTTCCaaatatcgaataaaaccacaacATCAACAGGTTGGTCAGATGActcccctcaaaatccaacaTTTGCCGATTCCGAGTCATCAGAGGACAGCAGCGAAAAACCGTCAACTTCGGAATCTGATTCAATTGAAAGTGAAGAAAGCAGTGAAGAAGAGCCAGAAACTATCGAGACAACAGATGCAACTACGAACGTTCACCAAGATTCATCAACAACGCCTCCTTCAACGTTGCCTCCAGAATCGACAGAGGCTTCAACAACTCAGGATTATACACCTCACCGGTCATCGACAGAAAGTGCAACAATTTTCGAAGAACCATCAGAAGCAACATTATCCTCACCAGGATCTTCAGAAGTTCCTACAGAAGCGACTACATATTCAATGGGAGATTCGTCTACCAAAACTTCGTCAACAGACGCTACGCTTCCCCAAATGAATGAAACTACAATTTCACCGGACGAATATTCTGCTGCAACTTATAGCACACCTCAACCCTCGGCAGAAACCCAGGAACCCGAAATGGAAACTACCCCAATATTCAAAGAGACTGGGGAGACAACAATCCTCTCCTCAGAATCGACGGAGCTGCCTGTTGAATCGACAACCAATCCCATAGAGAATTCATCAACGCAAGAAGCAACGAAATTTACCACACTACCTCAAACAAGTGAATCCACAACAATAGCCAACGAGCATTcttcctcagaaactactcccGTGTTCAACGAAACTTTGGAAACAACAACATTCAGTCCATCGCAATCTCCTGACCACTTCGCAGAATCTACCCCACAATCAACAGACAGTTCATCAACGGTAACCTTACCGACGGAAACTATACCTGAAATAGACGAAACCTCAACCCCAGACGACGAGTATCGTTCTTCAACTATTGACATCCATCAACCATCAACAGGAACTCAGGAACCTACAATGGAAACCAGCCCAATGTTCGAAGCAACTTCGGAAACAACTTTGAAGGTTTCGAAATCTTCGCCACAACCCACGGAATCCACAATGTATCCGGTGGACAGTTCATCAATGGAAACTTCATCGACGGAAACAATACTTCCTCAAATTGGCAAGGACACTACTCCAGCCGGAGAGTATCCTTCTTCAACGTATAGCACCTATCAATCATCAACGGAAGCTCGACAGCCGTCAGTGGAAACTACACCAATATTTGAAAGTACTGTAGCAACGACATTGAAGTCAACAGAATCCTCAGAAGATACCATATATCCGGAGAACAGTTCATCAACAGAAACTTTATCCTCAGAAACTATGCTTCCCCATATTAGCGAATCTACTACTCCTGTCGAAGAAACTACCCCAATATTTGAAGATACTTTAGAAACGACGTTACTCCCATCACAACCAACAGAAATAGCCACGGAATCTACCACGTATCCGGTGCAAAGTCCGTCCACTGAAACATCAGAAAATATACCTTCTCATATGGAGGAGACCACAACTCCGGCCAGCGAATATCCGTCTTCAACTCATAGCACTTATCAGTCATCAACGGAACGTGAACAGTCATCGACGGAAATTACTCCAACATTCGAAGAAACTTCGGAGACAACGTTACCTCCTTCAGCATCCTCCGAACTACCCCCGAAATCTACTACATACCCAACGGAGAGCTTATCTACCGAAACTTCATCCAGTAATACATTCCCGGAAACAGACGAGAACACAACCCCAGAAACGGAATATTCGTCTTCAACTGATAGCAAAGGGGAATCCTCAGGGGAAACTACCCCAGCGTCCACAATAACGCTGGAAACGACGTTAACGCCCTCACAACATCCAGAAATAACTACGGAATCTACAACATATCCAATGGAAACTTCTTCGACGGAGTCATTGCCGACAGACACTGAGGTTCCTCAAATAGGCGGAAGCACAACTCCAGCCGAAGCAGAAGATAACACTACATCAACTAGCGTGGAATATGCATCAACCACAGAATTTACCTCAGCTAAAGTCTATGGTACCACAATTAATGACAATGAAAAGTTCACTACTGAAGTGGGGCCTGAATCATCTACAGTGTATGATTCAAGTACTGCTCTCAACGTTGAACCTTCGACTACTGACTCGGACACCATTGACTCCACCGCCACTGAATCGCCCACCGCTGAACCTTCCACCGTTAAATTTGCAACCCCTGAATCTACCACAAATGAATTTACTACTTCTGAATACTCAACTGCTGGAATTGCCGAGAACGAACTTACCACCGAAATTGCCACTACTAGGCTAACCACTACTGAATCTGCAACCACCGTCGCGACTGCAAAACCTTGTAACAATTCATCCTTAGATTTCACCGGTGACAAAAGCGTGGAAACTCTGTCAATCCGCATAAGCAAACCGCTAAAGTTGCTGGTCCACTTTGCACCGAAATTCAACTGCAATGATTGTTTTAAAAGTGAGTATTTTTCTAATCTGTACTAAAGACGTCAAATCAGCATCATCATGCTTCCTTCTCTTTATACCTTCTTCCCAGACCGGAACTAAGGGCATCTGGTCGCATTATTCCGGCCTTACTTTTTTCTaaagctttgcttattaagtaAAATATTACCTTAGATAAAAACGTCCTTTTGACAGTAAATCCTTCAAGCAAAACAAATCCTTACCCAGTAGTCACCCCCGATTTATCAATTTGACAGTTTTCAAAACATACATGATGCCCAACCTTACTTCTGAAACGGAAGTCGACCTAAACCTACAAGGACAAAAGCTGCAGTTTATATATTTCAACATAATACTGGCCTCTTTAATGAGTTAAGGTGGTCTCTAACAAGTGATAGAATCCTTTTAATCCACTTATATTGGTGGCAAAAACAGGGTACGTCACTTAGGGCATTTGAATTGTTGTCATGCTTTTCATTTCGGAAGCCATAGATTACTTTTCTAAAAGGGCGTTCTTAGAATGAAGCGTTGCAAGCTTCGTGACATAACTCGCTCAGAGATCTTTAAGTATGGCCATAAAGACTAATGAGAGACCATAAAGATTAGAGCCGGGAAAACTACAAAATCTAAGAACAATCAGTTATTGTCAAATACAAAAACGTCCACTAGTTTCAGTCTCTGGATAGAAATGAAGGCTCTAGTACTCGTATACCCCATCAAAGACTGTCACACAACGAACCTTCTTTGTCATACCTACTGTACACAAATTCCCCCTTCATAAAGTAGAGTATAACAACCAGAAGCCATCTTCGATGATCTTTACCAAACTACACACCATCACGTTGTCCAGTACCTCTTGTCCCCCCCTCCTCCCTGCTTCGGCAGTaacaaaaatttgtatttttttcacagagttgCAATGATTTTATGCTTCTAAGGGTTCTTCCAAAAAACATCTTAAGCCATCTTTTGCTGAATCTGTATGCTCAGCAGATGGTCATACAAGACATTCTAGAATTGTAGACCTAGCATAGATCTTTGTGGTACTCCATCGGTCACTACATGCTAGTTTATGCAAATCTTTGTGACGCAAAAAGCTTCGTATTTTCGAAATCGTACACAGTATTTTGCTCAATAATTCTTAGGGACAATAAGCCAATAAGCCAACATACCATTGGTGTACCCCATTATGCAAAATTTATTGTAATGTTAAGGTAGTAATTTGTTATCCCATCAGCTGTGTAACTTACCTCCTGTGTACCTTGTAATAGGGATCTGCACGCAAAGCACTCCACGAGTTTCCCCAAGCTGTCAGTGACTAGATAGGGCGTATGATGTGGGCTGCCGATTGCTGGGTACTTTATTTGAATGACCTTTTTTCGCCCTAGCCTAGCAGATTTCTCCTAGAAAGCGACCAGTTTCcattttccatatggtaattACATCGAGATCCCTCCATCCCATAGCCATTTCGTTAACCAACTTCTTTTTCCTGTCTCAGGATGGAAAAAAGGTATTTCTGGTTTTCAAAATTTCGTTGCGTCAATGACCCCTTGAATATTCGAGTTACCGCTTAAGTTCCAAATATCCTCCGCCATGATAATTGCATCGAGATCCCTCCATCTCATAGCCATGTCGTCAACCAGCTTCCTTCCATTggcttcttttccaagaaacttTTTATACTCTCTAAGTTGTTAACCGTCATTCTTCCTGTCTCTTTTTGAACACTAGGACTCTTCTTTTTGGATTCTCTTACGCTTGACCCACATAACTTATGATTTCGAACTACTACTACTAATCATCTCTCGTGGTCTGCTTCCTTGAAGTTAATAACTATATCCAATAAAAGGTCAATTCTTCCTTCGTCAATGCATCCTACTAATCGTCTATTGTGCTCTAGGTATTACTTCCCCATTACTACGTAACTAGTGGAATAATCCACTACGTACTGTTGCAAGTGTTTCAAAAACCAGACCCTACTCACTCTCTCCCTAAAGCTAAGAACATTAGAATCCTGAGAGTTGACTGATACCTTAGGCTGCTGTAACCAGATATCCATGAACCCAGCCTATTTTCTTAACGATTTCGCCATCTCTTCACACCCGTCTGTATGACCACCGACATTTTTTAGAACTCTCTAACTACTGTACTATTTCCATTGGTAAGCGTATGACCCCATCTTGACATTTTTATGGTTGACCTATGTCCACTTTAAGATTTGCctacaaaaaaattgattctaTTCCAAGAAAAAGGGGATGTTCAAATGTGTGCTTAGATAAAACATTCATGTTCACCTAAATTGGAATAATTATATTTCTAGTCCTAACCATCACCTATTAGAGAATAATCATCTGTCCTTTATCCAGATACTTCAATTCTCAGAGCCACATacgtaaatgtttatttctcgttCCTCTCTATAcacaatattcatcatcatcatcatcaacggcgcaacaaccggtatacggtctaggcctgccttaataaggaactccagacatcccgattttgcgccgaggtccacaaattcgatatccctaaaagctctctggcgtcctgacctacgccatcgctccatctcaggcagggtctgcctcgtcttctttttctaccatagatattgcccttatagactttcccacctggatcatcctcatccatacggattaagtgacccgcccgccgtaacctattcagccggattttatcccgaACTTGGCatcgtcgtccatcctcatctaaggggccaaaaatccttcggagtattcttctcccgaacgcggccaagagttcgcaatattGAATTATTAATACATGCCAATGATCGTATGCGTTCTTAGCCATATCTTCAGATAAGATTCTCAGAGTTTAGGATATAGAAGCTCGACCAGCATCTCCCTCCTTCTAGAATACTGTAACGCGCCTCTGAATTTTGCGGTAATTCTCGGCtgcaatttttgataaatgcctcATCTAGTCTCTGTGAAACTAAGAgatcttcctcttctttttaatttttctataatatttagAGGATCTTTCTCCCTATCACTTATCGGAACAGATAGGTTCTAATTGATCTACCCACCAGATTAAGTCAGTCAAACCCGTCATGAAAAATTTTTGTATTGACCGCCTCTAAGGAAGCTGAGGAAGAATCGAGAACGTAGTTACTCACTAATCAGAAAAAGATGACCGAATCTGTGTTCCAATTCTACCAAAATATCGTAGACCCTTCCCATTTTaactttatataatatttaggtAATTGTCACAATCTTCATGTTACCCCACCAATTGTTGAAATAATTCTTGATCGCAGGAAGGAGCCCTGCAACAAGGCTGAAGACTTTTTCAGCTTCCCTGTTCTGATCCTGCTAAAACCATCCCGTACGAAGgtaatataattttcaaaaatttattcgTTTCACTAACTCACACTTCGATACAGATAGAAGATAGGAAGCGCTATGTTAGGAATCAACATTCCCAATAAACGCGCAATTGTTATTAGTGGGGGCTCAGTTTCgcttcacattaatgaaggcaaggcgaagtaGATGGTGGCAATGTTTCAGCACCCCTAGGACTTCCTGAGACGGCGGTACTccttttctactgttctgcgttaaGTCTATTGGCGCAACAGACTAGTCGgccagtggattccattgcattgtCGCCCCTTCtagatgtgtgacctatccactaccacttccaccttctgatcacagtgcgcacgagtgccaggcctgtgcagCGACCATGTACAAAGCGGACTCAGATAGTAGATCGCAGACAGTTCGCGGAGGTGGAGCCTTCGAGTAGCAAtagtgctactcccatatagcagcacaggaagaacattagcacggaacagtctcaacttgatcttggtattaaGATAACGaaaacgaaagcggatctagcgcagGGGAGGGGTGGGTTTACGGAGAAATACCATAGCCAATTGAACTCCTCTATGTCTTCAAGCCAGTATGAAGAACcgtatcgataacaagaaggaatgaTATCTGTGCAAGATGCGGTAAaaaagtagtataggtcccaaggcgaaacatatattggtatccacgatggagtataaaacctgggaaacgcttattgaaccaacatcaacagctctactacccttGTAGGTGGTACAAGTactgatcgctgggagttcctacttaatgaaaaactgtggatggagaaggatgaaggcgagtctcccccgcttaaaaacgagacaaattgtaccaactgctcctccaggttaagcattgggtagggctaacagcCCTAtacagaaaaccgatgttacgaagccacggaaggagcctcggacaggatggactttaaaacgacgatcCCGAGTACGAAagtggaataacgatttgcacaatttctcatggaatgtacgGTccctcagcagctagccgatacctttcccaatataaggctgatgtaacatcgttacaaaagatgcgctggacagaaccggtttcctagagagtAGCTTTCTTAGACAACCAAGAAATGAAAACTGCtatcatcgactttgaaaatataaacgaccCGCTATtcac is a window encoding:
- the LOC119647120 gene encoding flocculation protein FLO11-like — encoded protein: MDENRRGPNQNMLQAPKYNGACPDGMYYEQSTSRCRKIPCGGSVVFTDLTRRCTNNFRGVKAHPKYKQYYYICKPRSVVFIKCPEDQINPDDYFDDYDEETFPPCKRPGRFRSPTDCSLYYTCSAKTYGKFYQTRYRCPAGTLYDIEKEKCCNRNQVKCEYITIEDLIEEYIRTHKNNTTEENNESIEYTDFPQATTVTYERENPTTPVAVPTTERKEQETTTTPEPTTTIKEKDAYYITSSPYYPSVDEDSTISTRGIPETTTETQTILNSKTTEVSVTEPTTYLPFSTINIPSETESSEIGEYSDWTTTNAIFPATTTETQTTSDSKTTETETTDSLLFSTTTELPLQTDSTETAKDLETTTSDEMSRTTVTIAETTSKMPATPEPDSEEDLPLSSDAPFQISNKTTTSTGWSDDSPQNPTFADSESSEDSSEKPSTSESDSIESEESSEEEPETIETTDATTNVHQDSSTTPPSTLPPESTEASTTQDYTPHRSSTESATIFEEPSEATLSSPGSSEVPTEATTYSMGDSSTKTSSTDATLPQMNETTISPDEYSAATYSTPQPSAETQEPEMETTPIFKETGETTILSSESTELPVESTTNPIENSSTQEATKFTTLPQTSESTTIANEHSSSETTPVFNETLETTTFSPSQSPDHFAESTPQSTDSSSTVTLPTETIPEIDETSTPDDEYRSSTIDIHQPSTGTQEPTMETSPMFEATSETTLKVSKSSPQPTESTMYPVDSSSMETSSTETILPQIGKDTTPAGEYPSSTYSTYQSSTEARQPSVETTPIFESTVATTLKSTESSEDTIYPENSSSTETLSSETMLPHISESTTPVEETTPIFEDTLETTLLPSQPTEIATESTTYPVQSPSTETSENIPSHMEETTTPASEYPSSTHSTYQSSTEREQSSTEITPTFEETSETTLPPSASSELPPKSTTYPTESLSTETSSSNTFPETDENTTPETEYSSSTDSKGESSGETTPASTITLETTLTPSQHPEITTESTTYPMETSSTESLPTDTEVPQIGGSTTPAEAEDNTTSTSVEYASTTEFTSAKWGLNHLQCMIQVLLSTLNLRLLTRTPLTPPPLNRPPLNLPPLNLQPLNLPQMNLLLLNTQLLELPRTNLPPKLPLLG